In a single window of the Hoyosella subflava DQS3-9A1 genome:
- a CDS encoding STAS domain-containing protein: protein MNAIEPVTNEDLDLSIERRADESILLELSGTLDALSLPRLFNTFALIGGTDQLFIDMRRIHFCSISAVRALTELNRRSAFRNTSVTVIAGEHLRDMFALTSRRSPITVRHDLPEAAESPNASRRRLALIAQ, encoded by the coding sequence ATGAACGCTATCGAACCGGTCACGAACGAAGACCTAGACCTGTCGATCGAGCGGCGCGCCGACGAATCGATACTGCTGGAACTCAGCGGCACGCTCGATGCCCTGTCCCTGCCCCGGCTCTTCAATACCTTCGCGCTGATCGGCGGCACCGATCAGCTGTTCATCGATATGCGCCGCATTCATTTCTGCTCTATCTCGGCGGTCCGTGCGCTGACGGAACTGAACCGGCGCTCGGCTTTCCGGAACACGTCAGTCACGGTGATCGCCGGCGAACACTTGAGAGACATGTTCGCGCTGACGAGTCGTCGCAGCCCCATCACTGTGCGTCACGACCTTCCTGAGGCCGCAGAGAGCCCGAACGCCTCTCGTCGGCGGCTCGCGCTGATCGCCCAGTAG
- the moaC gene encoding cyclic pyranopterin monophosphate synthase MoaC — translation MNDLNSPEGEPRLTHVDSRGSARMVDISEKSETARRAVAAGRFETTSVVLELLASNGLPKGDALATARIAAIMAAKKTPDLVPLCHPIPLSGVTVEFDLGDTYIDVTASIKTTGRTGAEMEALTAVAVAGLTLHDMVKAVDPAATMNNVHVVCKEGGKTGRWERP, via the coding sequence GTGAATGACCTGAATTCGCCCGAAGGCGAGCCCCGGCTCACCCATGTGGATAGCCGGGGCTCCGCCCGCATGGTGGACATCAGTGAGAAGTCCGAAACTGCGCGTCGCGCGGTCGCCGCGGGCCGATTCGAGACGACGTCGGTAGTTCTCGAGCTTCTCGCGAGTAACGGCCTGCCCAAAGGCGATGCGCTTGCGACGGCGCGCATCGCCGCAATCATGGCTGCGAAGAAAACCCCTGATCTGGTGCCGCTATGCCACCCCATCCCGTTGTCTGGTGTAACAGTCGAGTTTGATCTTGGCGATACATACATTGACGTCACCGCGTCCATCAAAACCACTGGCCGTACCGGGGCTGAAATGGAAGCCCTGACAGCCGTGGCAGTCGCCGGTCTCACTCTGCACGACATGGTGAAGGCCGTCGACCCGGCAGCCACGATGAACAACGTGCATGTCGTCTGCAAAGAGGGCGGCAAAACGGGAAGGTGGGAGCGGCCGTGA
- a CDS encoding transglycosylase family protein: MSARRKTATLTKTMLIGAALTAGSVALAAPANAAPDSDWDRLAQCESGGNWAINTGNGYHGGLQFSQSTWQAYGGGEFAPRADLATREQQIYVAEKTLRGQGWGAWPSCSSRLGLSSAPTDRPHPSRAPQNIAAPAQGSSAPAAAPINDLQSFVSADALGMIADAKAAGLPISPEIEAWANGL, translated from the coding sequence ATGAGCGCACGCCGTAAGACCGCTACCCTCACCAAGACCATGCTTATCGGTGCCGCACTGACCGCAGGAAGCGTCGCTCTCGCCGCTCCCGCGAACGCCGCTCCCGACTCCGACTGGGACCGCCTCGCACAGTGTGAGTCCGGCGGCAACTGGGCCATCAACACGGGCAACGGATACCACGGTGGCCTGCAGTTCTCGCAGAGCACCTGGCAGGCGTATGGCGGCGGTGAATTCGCTCCGCGCGCCGACCTCGCCACCCGCGAGCAGCAGATCTACGTTGCCGAGAAGACCCTCCGCGGTCAGGGATGGGGCGCATGGCCGTCATGCTCGAGCCGTCTTGGCCTGAGCAGCGCCCCAACGGATCGCCCGCACCCCAGCCGCGCACCGCAGAACATCGCCGCACCCGCACAGGGCTCGAGCGCGCCTGCGGCCGCACCGATCAATGACCTGCAGTCCTTCGTGAGCGCTGACGCCCTCGGGATGATCGCCGACGCCAAGGCTGCCGGGCTCCCTATCTCCCCGGAGATCGAGGCCTGGGCAAACGGCCTCTGA
- a CDS encoding helicase-associated domain-containing protein: MTSPTSRSTRDSGFSAWLAELSDTDLVALLTHRPDLAVPPPLNMSVLSDRVRLRASVQRATDEADMLTLSVIEALALLRAADQAVSREDLLDMFAKLSSPGLSREIDTRLDWLRARAIVWGDNGHHGLRLIDGAADAVPWRIGRLTTLPGVAALKTVPDLLRALPPEQSAIVEKLAHGTPFGSTRDAAPDAPAERPIPQLIAAGLLARIDDHTVELPFHVGQVIRGEAPLDPHVLTAPQANPQTRNRKTTDASAAGEAMDFLRDCAAIIQALGMAPAPDLKAGGLGVRELRRLAKSAGLSEERTGLVIEVLVAAGLVVKGEGYLPSGDPVWAPAEIVDAWLDADTATRWAKVAISWLTMSRRPWLIGWRGPTDKPAAALSDDIVSHTAEADRRHILSIWMCAPSPDGPESPVLSPEDAQRLLMWLRPRAARRFGAQAVANTLAEASALGLVVGGALSTPGRMLLTDLELPDLADIMEPLLPPPLDHVLVQADLTVVAPGPLIPDLHDQINLVADVESTGAATVYRITEHSVLRALDSGMSTTALHTLFHKYSRTPVPQALTYMIDDTARRHGQLRVGVATSFIRCEDPGLMREVLASAAAAELGLRALAPTVAVTQATLGAVLEQLRSAGFTPAGEDESGDIIDLRPRGVRLPARRNKPPSVQRRVPVPKHEQLVSVVEGLRAASARDSGHSSGHSSGRSAKAHASASGSTAATVALLQLAVRAQRRVLISFVDAQGTAGVRVVEPVALQAGQLHAFDPTADTVRRFSLARMSSVELLDN; encoded by the coding sequence ATGACATCACCGACTTCACGATCGACCAGGGATTCTGGGTTCAGCGCGTGGCTCGCGGAGCTGAGCGACACGGACCTTGTCGCGCTGCTGACACACCGTCCTGACCTGGCGGTGCCGCCCCCGCTGAACATGTCTGTTCTGTCCGACAGGGTGCGGCTGCGCGCGTCGGTGCAGCGTGCGACGGACGAGGCCGACATGCTCACGTTGTCGGTGATCGAGGCGCTTGCCCTGCTGCGGGCCGCCGATCAGGCGGTTTCCCGCGAGGACCTGCTCGATATGTTCGCAAAACTCTCCAGTCCGGGACTGAGCAGGGAAATCGACACGAGGCTCGACTGGCTGCGTGCACGCGCCATCGTGTGGGGTGACAACGGCCATCACGGCTTACGCCTCATTGACGGTGCTGCAGATGCCGTTCCGTGGCGGATCGGCCGACTGACGACGCTGCCCGGCGTCGCGGCGCTGAAAACAGTTCCCGACCTGTTGCGCGCCCTGCCCCCTGAGCAGAGCGCGATCGTGGAGAAGCTCGCCCACGGCACACCCTTCGGGTCGACGCGTGATGCCGCACCCGACGCACCCGCTGAGCGTCCGATTCCCCAGTTGATAGCCGCGGGGCTGCTCGCTCGCATCGACGACCACACGGTGGAGCTGCCGTTCCATGTCGGGCAGGTCATCCGCGGTGAGGCGCCGCTCGACCCGCACGTGCTCACCGCACCCCAGGCAAACCCGCAGACGCGTAACCGGAAAACCACGGATGCCTCCGCTGCTGGTGAAGCGATGGACTTTCTCCGCGATTGTGCAGCCATAATTCAGGCTCTGGGAATGGCGCCCGCTCCAGACCTGAAGGCCGGCGGTCTTGGCGTGCGGGAGTTGCGGCGGCTCGCGAAGTCAGCGGGACTCTCTGAAGAACGCACAGGCCTGGTGATCGAAGTGCTTGTCGCGGCCGGGCTAGTTGTCAAAGGTGAGGGCTACCTGCCTTCCGGCGACCCTGTATGGGCCCCGGCCGAGATCGTCGATGCCTGGCTTGACGCGGACACCGCGACGCGGTGGGCCAAGGTGGCGATCTCGTGGCTGACGATGAGCCGACGGCCCTGGCTGATCGGCTGGCGCGGCCCCACCGACAAGCCGGCGGCGGCGCTCTCTGACGACATCGTCTCGCACACCGCCGAAGCCGATCGGCGGCACATCTTGTCGATATGGATGTGTGCGCCAAGCCCAGACGGCCCGGAAAGCCCCGTGCTTTCGCCCGAGGACGCGCAACGGCTCCTCATGTGGCTCCGCCCGCGTGCGGCCCGCCGGTTCGGTGCGCAAGCAGTAGCGAACACGCTTGCTGAAGCATCGGCGCTGGGGCTGGTCGTGGGCGGCGCACTCTCCACTCCCGGGCGCATGCTGCTGACTGACCTGGAACTTCCCGATCTCGCGGACATCATGGAGCCGCTGCTGCCCCCGCCACTCGACCACGTGCTCGTGCAGGCAGATCTGACAGTGGTGGCGCCCGGTCCCCTCATTCCGGACCTGCATGATCAGATCAATCTCGTCGCGGATGTGGAGTCAACGGGCGCCGCCACGGTGTATCGCATTACTGAACACAGTGTGCTGCGCGCCCTCGATAGCGGGATGTCAACGACCGCGCTGCACACGCTTTTCCACAAGTATTCGCGCACCCCGGTGCCACAAGCTCTGACGTACATGATCGATGACACGGCGCGTCGTCACGGACAGTTACGCGTCGGCGTTGCGACATCCTTTATTCGCTGCGAGGACCCCGGACTGATGCGGGAAGTGCTGGCCTCCGCTGCCGCCGCGGAACTGGGACTCCGTGCGCTCGCTCCGACTGTCGCGGTCACTCAGGCAACACTGGGGGCCGTGCTGGAACAGTTGCGGTCGGCTGGCTTCACCCCGGCCGGAGAAGACGAAAGCGGCGACATCATCGACCTGCGCCCGCGAGGTGTCCGGCTCCCGGCGCGCCGCAACAAGCCGCCGTCAGTACAGCGGCGAGTCCCAGTGCCGAAGCATGAACAGCTCGTCAGCGTGGTCGAAGGGCTGCGCGCCGCGTCAGCGCGAGACTCTGGGCACTCCTCTGGGCACTCCTCTGGGCGTTCCGCCAAGGCGCACGCGTCTGCGTCAGGAAGTACCGCCGCGACCGTGGCGTTGCTGCAACTCGCGGTCCGTGCGCAACGCAGAGTGCTGATCAGTTTTGTCGACGCGCAGGGCACAGCGGGCGTCCGAGTTGTCGAACCGGTCGCCCTGCAGGCTGGCCAGCTACATGCCTTTGACCCCACCGCCGATACCGTTCGGCGCTTTTCTCTTGCCCGCATGAGTTCCGTCGAGCTACTTGATAACTAA
- a CDS encoding DICT sensory domain-containing protein — MFVSAPSGAAESETSGIPVEVVYAPIRRLYDGVLTAVDVQLRGPAGSTLAAPRALREAARSMQETKALDTIKLSTGLVATEVPVLFTIDLDAPPATALPPTAHQVVTITHDAFSAHPAQALRAVTAARSDGRLVALDSVGSTPRSLALLPLLEPDIVILSPDLIHRRPDPDISRAVHGIASCAELRGAVIIADGVDSETQRRRAAAIGAAYGMGELYPPVSALPQLNSEACAPLAFPAGGDPNPPSRTPYEIVSEFRTPLRSAKQLLIEMSIGLESLAAGIGAEALCLGTFQHAANFTPKTASRWQNLGRRVAFAGVYGAGMGLFAEHGVHRAPLDPNDPLVDEWNVIVLSPHFACVLSALDLHRDGAERDREFDYIVTYDREVVARCARAVLERFD; from the coding sequence GTGTTTGTCAGCGCGCCTTCTGGTGCAGCAGAGTCTGAAACTAGCGGCATCCCAGTCGAGGTGGTGTACGCCCCTATCCGCAGGCTGTACGACGGTGTGCTGACGGCAGTCGATGTTCAGTTGCGCGGACCCGCCGGGAGCACGCTCGCCGCGCCTCGTGCCCTACGCGAAGCGGCGCGGTCTATGCAGGAAACTAAAGCTCTCGACACGATCAAGCTGTCGACGGGGCTAGTGGCCACTGAAGTCCCGGTGCTGTTCACCATTGACCTCGATGCGCCGCCAGCCACTGCGCTGCCCCCCACAGCGCACCAGGTCGTCACGATTACGCACGACGCGTTCAGTGCCCACCCCGCTCAAGCGTTACGAGCTGTGACCGCTGCGCGGAGCGACGGTCGTCTCGTTGCGCTTGATTCGGTTGGTTCGACGCCCCGATCGCTCGCTCTGCTCCCGCTTCTTGAACCGGACATCGTGATCCTGTCCCCGGACCTCATCCATCGACGGCCCGACCCCGATATTTCGCGAGCGGTTCACGGCATAGCCAGCTGTGCGGAGCTGCGTGGCGCGGTCATCATCGCGGACGGCGTGGATTCCGAGACGCAGCGGCGGCGCGCCGCCGCAATCGGAGCGGCATATGGGATGGGGGAGCTGTATCCACCGGTTTCCGCGCTGCCGCAGCTCAACTCGGAAGCGTGTGCGCCGTTGGCGTTTCCGGCTGGCGGTGATCCGAACCCGCCCAGCCGAACACCGTACGAAATCGTGTCGGAATTTAGGACGCCGCTGCGCAGCGCCAAACAGCTTCTGATCGAGATGAGTATCGGGCTCGAGTCGCTGGCCGCAGGTATCGGGGCGGAAGCGTTATGCCTGGGCACATTCCAGCACGCGGCGAACTTCACGCCGAAGACCGCGTCACGCTGGCAGAATCTCGGTCGGCGAGTCGCCTTCGCGGGGGTTTACGGCGCTGGTATGGGACTCTTCGCGGAGCACGGAGTGCACCGCGCCCCACTCGATCCGAATGATCCACTCGTCGACGAGTGGAACGTGATCGTACTCTCGCCCCACTTCGCCTGCGTGCTGAGTGCGCTGGACCTGCACCGTGATGGCGCAGAACGCGACCGAGAATTCGATTACATCGTGACCTACGACCGTGAAGTTGTGGCGCGGTGCGCGCGAGCAGTCCTGGAACGCTTCGACTGA
- a CDS encoding DUF2277 domain-containing protein, translated as MCRNITVLRGLEPPATQEEIQAAAVQYVRKVAGISKVSDTTREAFDAAVADVAAATTRLLEQLPARKQPPPTVPPLRRPEVIARLHQG; from the coding sequence ATGTGCCGAAATATCACCGTGCTGCGCGGGCTCGAACCCCCAGCGACACAGGAGGAGATCCAGGCCGCGGCAGTCCAGTACGTCCGCAAAGTGGCAGGTATTTCCAAAGTGTCGGACACCACCCGAGAAGCGTTCGACGCGGCTGTCGCGGATGTCGCAGCAGCGACGACGCGCCTGCTGGAACAGCTCCCCGCCCGCAAGCAGCCCCCGCCTACAGTGCCACCGTTGCGGCGGCCAGAGGTCATCGCACGACTGCACCAAGGGTGA
- a CDS encoding MogA/MoaB family molybdenum cofactor biosynthesis protein has translation MKAAVIVASTRAAEGVYADRTGPVITEWLLGRGFAVDDPVVVPDGEAVGEAMRSALTQGCGVILTTGGTGLTPNDVTPQQTAELLDYEIPGVAEAIRRAGVAKVPTAILSRGLAGVSGHALIVNLPGSRGGVSDGLCVLDGILEHALDQIKGGGHGD, from the coding sequence GTGAAAGCCGCCGTTATAGTTGCGTCCACTCGGGCAGCGGAAGGGGTCTACGCGGATCGCACGGGTCCGGTGATCACGGAGTGGCTACTGGGCCGCGGCTTCGCTGTGGACGACCCGGTTGTCGTGCCAGATGGTGAGGCGGTCGGTGAGGCAATGCGTTCGGCGCTCACCCAAGGCTGCGGGGTCATTCTCACGACCGGCGGTACTGGCCTCACCCCAAACGACGTCACGCCCCAGCAGACTGCGGAGTTGCTCGACTACGAGATTCCAGGAGTTGCGGAGGCGATCCGCCGCGCCGGTGTCGCCAAGGTGCCCACAGCCATTTTGTCGCGGGGCCTCGCTGGCGTATCGGGCCACGCCCTGATCGTCAACCTCCCCGGCTCGCGGGGTGGTGTCAGCGACGGCCTTTGCGTTCTCGACGGGATCCTTGAGCACGCGCTCGACCAGATCAAAGGTGGCGGACATGGCGACTGA
- a CDS encoding MoaD/ThiS family protein, with the protein MTITVRYFAAAGRAAGTPEETCTIEPGSTLAQLIANLSDRNAELARVLGKCQFLINEMAATDTSIEISEGTTVDVLPPFAGG; encoded by the coding sequence CGGCAGCAGGCAGGGCCGCGGGCACGCCTGAAGAAACGTGCACAATCGAGCCTGGCTCCACGCTGGCACAACTAATTGCCAATCTTTCTGACCGAAATGCGGAGCTTGCCCGAGTTCTTGGTAAATGCCAGTTTCTCATTAACGAGATGGCTGCAACGGACACCTCCATTGAAATCAGCGAGGGCACCACAGTGGACGTCTTGCCCCCATTTGCAGGGGGATGA
- a CDS encoding zinc-binding metallopeptidase family protein yields MRDFLCRTCGQRLTFENTQCLRCRSYLGLHLPSRSLVTLEESGATRIKDAEWVRCANRKLAHCNWLVPANSASPLCASCALTRTRPNEEDPLFREFANAETAKRRVILELDELGLPLADRDEDPQRGLGFDLLSSVGEKVITGHASGLITLDLAEGDDLHRERLRVEMDEPYRTLVGHFRHEIGHYYQMVLINTTDRHATYEALFGDINADYQAALNRHYRDGPPDGWSANYVSSYATMHPAEDWAETFAHYLHIRDALDTAAAFGFAPSGASLTNDLSGDAGFNRIIDWWLPLAWALNQVNRSMGHSDLYPFVLRGPVLKKMRFIHQLVQRPHY; encoded by the coding sequence ATGCGTGACTTCCTCTGCCGCACCTGCGGCCAGCGGCTGACGTTCGAGAACACCCAGTGTCTGCGCTGCCGCAGCTACCTCGGCCTCCATCTGCCGAGCCGCTCCTTGGTAACCCTCGAAGAGTCCGGTGCCACACGGATTAAGGATGCCGAGTGGGTTCGTTGCGCTAATCGCAAACTCGCGCATTGCAACTGGCTGGTGCCTGCAAACTCAGCGTCACCGCTGTGCGCGTCGTGCGCCCTGACACGAACCCGGCCCAACGAAGAGGACCCCCTATTTCGGGAGTTCGCGAATGCGGAGACCGCGAAGCGGCGGGTGATACTCGAGCTTGACGAGCTGGGACTGCCACTCGCTGACCGCGATGAAGATCCCCAGCGTGGACTCGGCTTCGACTTGCTCTCCAGCGTCGGCGAAAAGGTCATCACTGGGCACGCAAGCGGGCTGATCACGCTGGATCTGGCCGAAGGTGACGATCTGCACCGTGAACGACTGCGCGTCGAGATGGATGAGCCATACCGGACCCTCGTGGGCCATTTCCGGCACGAAATCGGCCACTACTACCAGATGGTGCTGATCAACACGACGGACCGTCACGCGACGTACGAGGCACTTTTCGGTGACATTAATGCTGACTATCAAGCAGCGCTGAACCGCCACTACCGTGATGGCCCCCCAGACGGCTGGTCTGCGAACTACGTTTCGTCCTACGCGACGATGCATCCGGCGGAAGACTGGGCCGAGACGTTCGCCCATTACCTGCATATCCGAGACGCCCTGGACACCGCCGCCGCGTTCGGATTCGCGCCATCCGGTGCGTCGCTGACCAATGATCTGAGCGGCGACGCTGGCTTCAACCGGATCATCGACTGGTGGTTGCCACTAGCGTGGGCGCTCAACCAGGTCAATAGATCGATGGGTCACTCGGATCTGTACCCGTTCGTGCTGCGAGGGCCGGTTCTGAAGAAGATGCGTTTTATTCACCAACTAGTTCAGCGACCGCACTACTAG
- a CDS encoding molybdenum cofactor biosynthesis protein MoaE has protein sequence MATENHCCSGRQGPLDHTPDVRRAAVTEARLDVTEHEALVADSAAGAVVSFAGVVRDHDGGKEVARLEYSAHPTAGAVVEQVAADVAANARGVRAIAVSHRVGPLEIGDAALVCAVAADHRAEAFSTCAELVEQIKAQLPVWKRQEFPDGTDEWVGCA, from the coding sequence ATGGCGACTGAGAACCATTGCTGTTCGGGGCGTCAAGGACCCCTCGACCACACGCCTGACGTTCGCCGGGCGGCGGTGACTGAGGCGCGTCTCGACGTCACCGAACATGAGGCGCTCGTTGCTGACTCTGCTGCTGGCGCGGTCGTGAGTTTCGCGGGAGTCGTGCGCGACCATGATGGTGGTAAAGAGGTAGCACGTCTCGAATACTCCGCCCATCCCACCGCAGGTGCGGTGGTGGAACAGGTTGCCGCGGATGTCGCGGCGAACGCGCGGGGAGTGCGCGCCATTGCCGTCAGCCATCGTGTCGGCCCACTCGAGATCGGTGATGCTGCACTGGTGTGCGCCGTCGCGGCCGACCACCGGGCCGAGGCGTTTTCGACGTGCGCGGAACTCGTTGAGCAGATCAAAGCGCAACTCCCGGTGTGGAAGCGCCAAGAGTTTCCCGACGGCACCGACGAATGGGTCGGCTGCGCGTAA